Genomic segment of Bacteroidota bacterium:
TTAAATCCCTCAAGAGGGTTGGTGGTATTAGCTAAAACAGTTTTTAAACTATCTGCATATTTATTTTGTGCAAAAGCAACTTGTATACTGGCAACAAAGCAAAAGAGGATTATTAGTTTTCTCATAAATCAATCAGTTTGTTCAATTCCATTTTTGTAAAATTTTACAAAAAAGGAATCCTTGTTTATTTCACCCGGTTATATTTCTTCAGCACATCAATCACTAGTTTATGCGGCAATGCATACGATTTGTTGCCATTAATTCCTTCCATTGTTTCCGCCGCTACCATCGCATTGATAATAGCTTCTTCCGTTGCCTGTATGGTTGCCTCAAACAAAGGATTGATCTCGTCATTGGGTAATGATTCAACTTTTGTAAAATTTGCCCGTTGAAAAGCAGTTGGATTAGCAGTAGAAAAAGCAATAAAAATATCTCCCGAACCATTTGTTCCCTGTCCGCCAACCAGCCCGATGCCTAATGAAACCCGTTGCACAACTCTTTTTAACTGGTGTGGTAATAATGGCGCATCGGTGGCAACTACTACTATGATAGATCCATCACCAGCCTGGTAAGATGGAGGTGCTTTGAATTCATTATTTAAAGTATCTATTAATTCTTTACCAACTGGCACGCCGGCAATAGTGAGATTTCTTTTTCTGCCGAAATTGGATTGCACAAACACACCCAGTGTATATATCGAATCTCTTATTTTTATAACTCTTGATGAAGTACCGGAACCACCTTTAAATCCTAAACACATCATACCGGTGCCTCCTCCTACATTTCCTTCTTTAATGAAACCACTCTTTGCACTGTCTAAAGCCTCAAAAGCGTTACTTTCTTTTACATGAAAACCATAAATATCATTTAGGAAACCATCATAAGTTTCTGCAACAAGAGGATAAGTGTACCAGAAGTCCTCTTTATACCAACCTTTTTTCACGTACCATTTTAATACAGCATCTCTTACTGTGCCTACACTATTGGTATTGGTGATCATAACGGGGCCTTCTAAAAATCCGGATTCAGTTAACCATGTTGTTCCGGTCATTTCACCATTTCCATTTAAAGTGTACCAGTTTGCATAAACAGGATTGTTGTTTCCGCCTCTTGGCAAAATAGCA
This window contains:
- a CDS encoding P1 family peptidase, which codes for MKKLSLLVLLLLIQILIHAQKPRARDIGIPFDGTPGKFNAITDVKGVEVGYSTIISGEGKNIRGKGPVRTGVTAILPRGGNNNPVYANWYTLNGNGEMTGTTWLTESGFLEGPVMITNTNSVGTVRDAVLKWYVKKGWYKEDFWYTYPLVAETYDGFLNDIYGFHVKESNAFEALDSAKSGFIKEGNVGGGTGMMCLGFKGGSGTSSRVIKIRDSIYTLGVFVQSNFGRKRNLTIAGVPVGKELIDTLNNEFKAPPSYQAGDGSIIVVVATDAPLLPHQLKRVVQRVSLGIGLVGGQGTNGSGDIFIAFSTANPTAFQRANFTKVESLPNDEINPLFEATIQATEEAIINAMVAAETMEGINGNKSYALPHKLVIDVLKKYNRVK